Proteins encoded within one genomic window of Jiangella mangrovi:
- a CDS encoding M14 family zinc carboxypeptidase yields the protein MRRIITGLAGLGMLATVLTGAGTAASEPPHLPGGPCLQEDQNVSLSSVAGYDDVVQELDRIERTSQGRVAVASAGVSGEGRELYYATVGTGPTTFWLQARIHGNELHSTEAVLQILDHLASGSPDARLIRENLTVIVIPMYNPDGAEANIRQSTTPTRIDLNRDWENFAQPETVAFWKLWRDTAPELALDLHHMGQAPIVEGTNDLNQFQIGARSIDPSRMTAEQWLTNRQMAMASVEALDQYGLANVAHYPLIDITNAGLSRMLMGGTAPAGEQPAPQGLTTGAIFYEVRSVGQKSNGQLENLFRIPTMAVLRAAADGSLGQQDVSGYEDLPFASQEQCGRF from the coding sequence ATGCGCAGAATCATCACCGGGCTCGCCGGCCTCGGCATGCTCGCCACCGTCCTGACAGGCGCGGGGACGGCGGCCTCCGAACCGCCGCACCTGCCGGGCGGGCCGTGCCTGCAGGAGGACCAGAACGTCAGCCTGTCCAGTGTCGCCGGCTACGACGACGTCGTGCAGGAGCTGGACCGGATCGAGCGGACCAGCCAGGGCCGGGTCGCCGTCGCGTCGGCGGGGGTGTCCGGCGAGGGCCGCGAGCTGTACTACGCCACCGTCGGCACCGGCCCGACGACGTTCTGGCTGCAGGCCCGCATCCACGGCAACGAGCTGCACAGCACCGAGGCCGTGCTGCAGATCCTCGACCACCTCGCCAGCGGGTCGCCGGACGCGCGGCTGATCCGCGAGAACCTCACCGTCATCGTCATCCCCATGTACAACCCGGACGGCGCCGAGGCGAACATCCGGCAGAGCACGACGCCCACCCGCATCGACCTCAACCGCGACTGGGAGAACTTCGCGCAGCCCGAGACCGTCGCCTTCTGGAAGCTGTGGCGTGACACCGCCCCGGAGCTGGCGCTCGACCTGCACCACATGGGCCAGGCACCGATCGTCGAGGGCACCAACGACCTCAACCAGTTCCAGATCGGCGCCCGCTCGATCGACCCGAGCCGCATGACGGCCGAGCAGTGGCTGACCAACCGGCAGATGGCCATGGCCAGCGTCGAGGCGCTGGACCAGTACGGCCTGGCGAACGTCGCGCACTACCCGCTGATCGACATCACCAACGCCGGGCTCAGCCGCATGCTCATGGGCGGCACCGCGCCGGCCGGTGAGCAGCCCGCGCCGCAGGGCCTCACGACGGGCGCCATCTTCTACGAGGTCCGCTCGGTCGGCCAGAAGAGCAACGGCCAGCTCGAGAACCTCTTCCGCATCCCGACCATGGCGGTGCTGCGGGCCGCGGCCGACGGGTCGCTCGGCCAGCAGGACGTGTCCGGCTATGAGGACCTGCCGTTCGCGAGCCAGGAGCAGTGCGGCCGCTTCTGA